Genomic window (Alligator mississippiensis isolate rAllMis1 chromosome 7, rAllMis1, whole genome shotgun sequence):
ATGTAGACAGACACCAGCTTCAGCATGGACTCTTCCCCAGACAACACACCTAGGGTTCCCAGGGGTGTTGCAGCCTTCTTGCTGGTCCCATAACACCAGTAGTTTCATTGCCATCATTAGCCTGGCTAGCAGGAGCCAGGGCATTCACAGGGACTAGTctgagaagaggagactgagaacaGTCTTCACATCTCTGAAGGTCAGTTATagagagggtggagatgggcttttctcagtggctgcagcagacaggACTTCGGAGCAACAGCCTCCAGCtgtaggttggagatgaggaggtcAAGCACTGCCCCAGGCACGCCGGgaagctgtggagtctccatcccggGGCGGTCAGATGGACATTTGgctaggatggtttggatgggatAAGGGTGAGatgggccctgccagcccagctttGATGCTGTGATTCTGCAACTACGCTCACAGCCCTGCCGCGCCGACCTGGGTTGAGCTGGAAGCAGCGGGCAGCATCTGGAAGGGGAGCCAGGCGACGTCCATACTGAGTGCGGCTGAAGTGAGCCCCCAGGATAGGTGCTGCCAGAGAAAAATGACAGGCTAAAATGTCCCATCGCTCATGGGATGCCACCGTCTGCAGGACACTTTCCCCAGCTCCGACCTTGTAGCCCTTGCCCCCAGGGGAAGCCTACCCAACCCTCGGAAGATGGGTCTGGGAATGGGAACTCATTGCTTTGGatgccaaaaaaacccagggaCTGAACGTGGTTTTGTGGCTGGTTCTAACccatctgctccctctgctcaccTCCGTGCCCTGCACAAGCGACCTGTGGAAGGGTCTAACTCGTGAACATAATGAGGTTTAGCTCCAGCAAGCACCCTTTCCATGTTCGCCAGCCACCCCCGAGGACTTCTCCTGGCTCCGCAGCTTAAGGGCGATTCCGCTTTCAAGCGATCACATTTATCAACATAACGAGGGGAAAAGACAGTGAGGGCTCTCGCTGGCatccagctctggcagcctccGCTGCTTTTCCTGAGGCAGGGCTTGTCAAACAGCTCTTCCAAATgtagagttggtccaataaaggatattcCCCCGCCACCAATCTTGGTTCTTGCATATTCCCTGGACTACCATCGCAACAACACTACAGCATAAAGGGAGAAAGGCCGAAAAGCCCGATACAACCACGAGGCAGAGCACCtgaacctgccccaggtaaagaGGGGGACAGTGGGGACCCCCTTCTCTAccaggttgttaatatatgctcaagagatgccAGGTAGAggctgtgccccctgctacagaggaaggcacccCCCCACACCAGTCTCTATCAGTCTGATCAGGGGGTcagattccttcctgaccccaaacgcGGTGTCGCTCTGATCCggagtggaggggcaagagcctctagccaggaacttctgggtttaagtcccagcaggacactggcacAGCCCCGTCCCCATCCCCGGCCAGCACCCCGCACCTGTGCACCCTGATGCACGTAGCAGAAAGGGGATGGGGGCAACCAGCAAGTCGAGGACGTTTTGGTGCAGGGGCTAAAAGCAGCAGGCCGAGAGCTCTTGCAGGCAATGGTGCCAGTGGGCATAGGATGCAGATCCTGAAGAAGACTGACAAGCTTGGAGGGGTGGCatgaggcagggcccaggcatGAGGTTGTATGGCAGGAAAGGCAAAGGCGAGCCATTGGGACATCTCCAAGGAGGGCGCCGACACAGTTCCTGCATGATAACGCTGTCCAAGGGACAGAGACGTGGCTGATCTATGAGGACTAATGACAAAATGCATGTTCACGTGGTCTATTAGAGCACAGGTCCTGTCCTGTCCATGCAAACACAACCCGTGGCTCTATTTGTAGAAGGTTATCATGAGTGGAAGTTGATTGTAAACCACTTATGACCATCACTACAAGTACCTGAATTGACACCTGCCCGTATCAAACAGCAGTGGTTTGGGGTTTGGCCAGTTGGAGGTTTGCTGGATGCAGACCCATTTTCTGCAGTATTTGATGATGACGGTGAAGTGGAGAATGAAGTTTAGGGAAAGATTATGAACACGTCAATCTGATTGAAAAAACCACCCCTGTCCAGTCTCTCCGATGAAACGTGGACTGTGACTGCCAGAGACACTGATGAAGATGAGACCCCTGGAAAGTCATGTAGGACTTTGTGGCTGAAACAGTCTCTTCCCAGTTTTGATGATCAGTTAAAGAGGGAATTCTCAATACCGCACGGGGCGTGCTTTAAAGGCACCAGACTGACTCTTCAGTTGCTACTGGAAATGATGTTAAAAAATGCTACGGGAGAGTCATTCACATGCTGAAAACCCCAAGAGAGGAGCCACGGCTGTTTTATACGGGCCTCAAGTGAACAGTAACGTTGAGGAAACTGTCAAGGTTCGTTACACAAACCCCAAATGTTGGCTAAGTCAAGTGAAAGAGCCTGCACCGGTGACACAGAAAAAAACGGATCCCTGAAGCAAAGCAGGCATAAATTCATAATGGGGAAAACCACCTTGTCTTAGGCGATTAGCCTTGCTTCCCCGAGATGGCTGCACTGGAAGGCTCCATAGCTAAATGGATCCCATGCCCCAGTCTGATCTCCCTAGACAGGACACACCTGATGCGGCGACGTCTGACGCCGCACGCTGGGCAGGAGTTGAAGCCATTTGCAGCGACGCACAAATGTCAGCCTGTCGCTGCTGGTTCCTATTATCCTCAGTCCAACAGGCTGGTGAGAAATGGGGTAGGGAGGATACCAAGTACCTGCTAACAGAGGCTACGGAGCGAGACTCTGACCCGCTTTCGGCCTCCTTAAGGGACGGCGTCGATGTTGCGTGGGTTGTCGCCTGCTGACATCGCATTCAACCAAGAGCCGGGCTCAGAGTCACCAGGGATGGAAGGAGACAGGGAGCTGCCACCACGTCGCGACGATGGCCTGCATGCAGGGGGACATCGCGGGTGGCCGTCCCTCTGTGGGATGCCACCGGTGGGGGAAAACGTCCCCCCTTCCAAATATCAGAAGCAGGAGAGATGGTGGCACCGAGACACCTGTGCCAGTTGAGAAGGTCCCGGATAGACAACCACCGTAACAGGCAGAGACAGCCGAGCCCCGGGACACCACAACTGGAACTGATGGGCTGACAACGGAGGTGCTGACATTTCCTGGGAAACTCATGGATCCACGCAGCAGCCCAGGGTACCTCGGAGGCTAACTGAGCAACTGATGAGCAGCCCCGTGGCGAGCCGGGGGTGGGTGTGACGGCGGTGGTGTGCATGCCCGGGAAGGGAAACGCGGGGGCCGTGTCTTTCAAGAGGCTACGGCAAGAGGCAGCTGGCGCGGGAAAGCACGGAGGCTTGCTGGACTCAGCGCTGGCCCCGACGGAGTCGGACCCTTGGCTCTGAGTGATTCCTGAACCACACGGGGGGGTCCTAGCAAATGGGGGAGGAAGGcagcccccctcctcttcctgatcccaaattcAGCGGCTGGCCTGACCCTGAGGACAACACACGGCAGGGCCCCGCTGTGGTTCTGCATGGGCTGTAGCACTGCGCCCCACAGACACCCCAGCCTCCGCTGAGGCCAGCGTCCCCCTAATGCAGTTGTCTGCGCTCCAGGGAGACTTGCTGCTCCGACGGGGAAGAAGTTTTCCCTGAACTCCAGTCCCTGCCTTTCACGCTCCCTGCAACAAGCCACGGAGGCATCTCGGGGATGCTCAGGTTTTTCTCTCAGTCCAGGGCAAAACACTGTACGCAGGCAGGTGGCCACGGCTGGGCGCCAGCTCTGatcctgctgccccccgccccgaTGCAGCCCTGCTCTCGCACGGCCCCTCATCCCTTGTGTGTGCGCCAAggccctgctttcccagcccGCGGGCCCCAAAACGGGCCCGATTCTTCCCAGGGCTGGAGATGGGCAGAGGTGCTGGAGCCGggacagccccaggagcagcaaggGAGACTAGGATATTACCCCAAGCCTCCAGCATCTCCCTTGCTCCggtggcagcagcttctgttgcagcccctggccctggggctgccgCATTGGGGAAGCCGGGTGCACTGGAAACGCCCTGTCACaggtccccccacacccccagcccttgTCTGCACCGGCTCCCTGGAGAACCTCTCTCcgccagcccggggctgggggcagagcagccacccactctcccccctcctgccttttccccctccagtGTTTGCTCTGCGCATTATTCACTCACCCTGCGTTTGCTCTGCTCATTAGTCCCTGTTTGCACAAGGCTGattagggctgggggctggtgtgcACGTCGGGCGCTGGGCAGCGAATgccgccccctgctccccagggccaggcctgctgcccaGTGCCCTGCGGACCTATAGCTGCGCCCAGCGCTTTCACTacccccagccagcccagagTGAGAGGGGCTGAGGTCTGCAGAGACCGCCCCAGGATTTCCACACAGCCCTAGAGCCTCTGGCTGCTGCGAGGTGGGAAGACAACCCCCGGCTACGAGTTacagcagcctgggggctgctctGATGCCCTCCCTGTGCCCTAGTCGCCACTGCCACCAACCAGTGCTCGGGCATCCCCTGCTCTCTCAACCCCCTGCCCCTATTTGCCAGTCACCCAAAAAGCTCGTCCGTGCGggaagtggggaaactgaggcacgggggcTCTGGGCACTTTGGGAGCCAGGCCAGTTCattaggggcctgcaggtggaTGGGAGTGACCCAGCGGGAAGGCTGTGGGCAATGCACACCCTGCATCAAAAATGTCTGAGATACCTGGCACCgaagctggcactgctgccccctcctggctgAGCATGGCACTGCCTGCCACGTGTCATGGGCTCTCTACTGCCATCGCCTGCCGCAGACTCTCCCCTTGCCTGAGCACACAAGCCTGTGTCCCTTCCCTGGTGAGAGCCAttcccagggggctgggggagctgtgacCCCCCCCGGCTGCAGGGGACGCAGCACGGCCTGCTTCTGTAAAGCAGGGAGAGTgcctgggggcaggtgcaggctctgcccctcactcctgacgcGCAGCCCGGGGCCTCATGCACTGACCTCATCCCTCAGCCTGGGAGCCCCCCACTATTCCCTTCTCCCATGGTCCCCCTTGCTCGAGGGCCCTCGAGTCCAGCAAGGCTGCACAAGCCTGGAGACCTGGCAAGAAAACCCAGCATTTCTTGGCCTGGCTGAGCCTGGTGCCCCTTGCAAAGCAGAGGCTTTGTGGGCATCTGCTCTCCCCCGGGGTCCTGGCCCCcgtgctctggctccagcaggaCGTCACTGGCGTGGGGACATCTGAGAGCCTGAGGCTCCCCGAGGACCACGGGGAACTGGGCTCCCTTAATTCTGCTCAAAGCGGGGGCTGCTATTTTCTGTCTCTTGGCATCTGGGGAACATTAGCCCTTTGCATTGTAGATTATTGCAAAGCCTggggctctggggcaggcaggacgGGGCCACGtggctttcccctgctcccatcTAACCCCTACCCCCTCCTGTTTGGGAGGGGAGAGGCCACGGATACCTGCGTGGGTTGTGGGTGAGATGCATACGCTGTGCTCTCTCCCCCAGACCTGACTTGATTTGGGCTCTTTTTTGCTGCCCTGGCCCCGCGACCATCCTGAGATGCCTTCTGGGCAGGGAACTGCACCGGTCCAGCTCCCTTGCCcctggcacagagccccagcacaggggcactggCTTCAAGAGCCAGATTTGCACTTCTGAGCACtgacctctgccctgccctgtcccagccgGCTGCAGCAGGACGTGCCtgggtccctgctgctggcattgGGGCTGCACCCGCTGCCTGGAGGACGTCGGGCCCCtctgagcagcagcacagcatggcccCAGGGATcccagcccatgccaggctccgTGCATGGTGGCACCAGGTCCTGCAAGCTGCGAGGGAATCCCACTGCCTGGTGCGCCGGTGCTGAGCTGGCGTGGGGTGTtttgcacccctcctccccccatttgCTGAGCTGGGCTAATCATGGCTTTTATTAAGGCCAAACAATTGCCTATCTCCTCGGTCCTGCTCAGCTCCGGGGTTTCAGCTCTCATAAACCGCCGAGCAAATATTTGCCTTGGAGGCCGGAGCAAATCGCTGGGGTCTATTTGGTAGGGGGGGGGTGCCTGGCCCAGGCGGTGACGTGGCCTCAGCACCCGGGCACGGGGAGGCTGGCACGGCAGTGCTGAAGACCTTCATGGGTGACCTCCTTGATTAGCCGGCCTGGTtacctggactcctgggttccctccctggCCAGTGGGGACTGGTATTTAgcccccaggggctgggcagaATCAGGACTCCTGAGTCCCATTCAGCTTTCATAGGCTCAGGTGAGCACGtccccctgtgcctcagtttcccctctcaaAATGGGCAGGCACGGGGGCTTTCTGGAAGCCCCAGCTAGACACGGGATGGGGCAAGGGTCTCCCAAAGGGGCAAGGAGACCAGGGGGAGGAGAGGACCTGCTGGTCACAGCCCCCAGCAGCCGGGGCAAGGCCTGGGGCTGCGGGTCCAGAgcgaggggcaccgctgcccagctgcagctgaggctgggggggagccGTGGGGATGCACCGCCCCCTGGTGGTGCTGGAAAAGCCAGCGGCTCAGCCAGCCCccgcccctgtcccctccccacctcagtgATGCTCTTTCCCCCCAGCCCGCTGCAGCTCGCCCACACGCAGCGGGCACCAGCACCGATGGAGTTAGGACTTCAGCTGCCACCTCAAACTCCGCCTGGAGCTGCGAAGATGCtcgggccagccccagccctctctGCCTGGACCCTGTAGCCCGGTGAGCCCCtctccacaccctgcccacccaggcaGGACCCTCCAGACAAGCAAGGCTTGGAGCTCTTCAGCCCCGAGCACCTGATGCCCTAGTGATGGGGACACCGGAGCCCCacggccaggaggagcagggtgccAGAACCCCAGAGCGGGGGAGCGGGGTGCCCAAGCCCCAGAGCCCCAGAGCCAAGGGGATCATGGTGCTGGAGACCGAGGACCAGGGGAGCAGGGTGCCCAAGCCCCAGAGCTGAAGGGTTTGTTGTGACGGAGCCCCagactgggggagtggggtgccCAAGAGCCAAGGGGATCGTGGTGCTGGAGACCCAGGACCAGGGGAGTGGGGTGCCCAAGCCCCAGAGCTGAGGGGATCGTGGTGCTGgagacccagggctgggagagatcGGTGCTGGAGCCCTGaccctggggaagcagggagctggagtcccagagctggaggaagcAGGGTGCTGGGGCTGCGGGGAGCGCGGTGCTGGAGTCCCAGAGCCTGGGGGATGCAGGATGCCAGAGCTCcaaagctggggggagtggggtgccagcccccagagctggggggagccgGGTGCTGGAGCGcggagccaggggagggggcaggctgctgtggggagCACCGGAGCAGTCACAGGAGCCGGAGTTAGGAAGCGAGGGGGCTGCTCTCCCTGCAGGCAGCCGGGCAGGCATGGGGGGTCTGGTCCCTGGAGGTCACGCAGGCAGAGCGGAGAGGGGGGCTCTGGCTGTGAGCGCGTGCATGTGAGCAGGTGCCCGGCTGGGTGTCCGGGAACCAGCCTGATTGCCAGAGCCGGCCCCGGAGATGTGGGCGCAGGGGGTGCCGGGTGGCTGGCgggatgcagcagggcagggtgcaggctcctgccccccccccccccagccctgcttgtggcCATGGCAAGGCACCAGCTCTCGTTGAAACTTCCCCGGCCAGCTCCAGTTCAGTGTGGGATGCTAATGCAGTGCTGGGGCCCCGAAGCGCCCGTGGCTTTtctggaggggtggaggggaggggggaccatGCCCCCATGGGTCACCAAGCTGTCACGGCCCCAGCTGGAGAGGGTGTCCCCATCACCCACCCCGACCCTCTCCGAGCCGTGCTCTGCTCTGTCATTCCAGAGCCTCTCCCGGCCGTGCTGCCGCCGGTGCCGCAGTGCCCCTCGCACAGGTAAGGCACCGGTTGTGGGGAGGTGGGAAACTcctgccaggacctggctggtcccattcaccacccccctccccagcccctggccggGGGGCTGAGCTGGAAGGAGCcggggggcagctggaggcagggcgctcccactccccagaCGGCTATGGAAGCTCATCCAGGTTCTGGGCAAGATGCGATACCACCACCCCCTGACTTCTCCCCTCTGCGGTGTGGCAAGGGTGAGGGCCGACCCTGGGGCCACGTGCCAAGCGGGTGCTCCGTGGCTGGTGCCAGAGGGGCTGTGGGGTAagaagggccctggccccccggTCCAGAGGGCACGTGAAGGGAGCAGGTGGAAGCCAAGCCAAGCAGAGACAGGgctgagcaggagctggaggcCTGCAGGCTTGGCCCAGAGAGACCAGGAGGTTTGGGGGAGCGGGTGGGCACCTCCAGAAAAGCCCGGTGCAGTGTTGGTGCAGTAGCAGGGCTGCTCTTGCCCATGGCTCAGTGCAGTGCTAGGGGCAGCCTGTCGTGGGCAGGGATGGACGTGCCCCTGAGGGCCAGACCCATCCAGTAGCACCCCGAGCAAAGCCCCACACAGTCCAGCCTCGCCACAccacagggctgaggccagaccCTGCATGGGACCacgcggtggggtggggggctgagctcTCCAAGGGCTCCCAGGCActgaagcagggggctgccaaATCTGGGTCTACATTAAGAGCATTAGCTCTTCCTGGCCGCTGTCTGTGCCCTTGCCACCTCCATGGGCAGAGCCGGACCCCCGGCGTGGTACTGAGTGTGGGTGGGTTGTATCGGGTACATTTGGCAGCCCCGAGGCGGCTCCATCGCTGAGCTGAGCCCAGGGGTTGAAGCTGACAGAGGTCTGGGGTTGCAGCTGTGGCTACAGCTGAGAAGCAGGGACTCGGATAGAGATTCAGTCACTCAGAGCTGTCCCGGGGGACAGGGCTAGAAGCCCCcctggctccagcagctgggtgggCCCAGGGCAGGCATCTTGCATGGAGAAGGGCTGGGAGCACCTGGGCTGCTCGCGGCATCTCCCCCATGCCAGTAAGTCTCGTTGCAGCCAGAGGCCATGTATCCCTACACCAACTGCACCAGCCTGGCACCCCTCCGCGACTACCTGGCCCGGCTGGAGGCCGAGGTGCTCTGCAATCACAGCCACGTGGACCCGGAGGACATGACCCTCACGGAGGACGAGCTGCGGGACAAGTACCTGGGGCCGCGGCGGTCCAGCTTCTTCGTGCCCGTCTGCACCACCTACCTGCTGATCTTCGTGGTGGGCGCCGTGGGCAACACGCTGACCTGCCTAGTGATCCTGCGGCACAAGTTCATGCGGACGCCCACCAACTACTACCTGTTCAGCCTGGCCGTGTCAgacctgctggtgctgctgctaggCATGCCGCTGGAGCTGTACGACATGTGGAGCAACTACCCCTTCCTGCTGGGCGCGGGCGGCTGCTACTTCAAGACGCTGCTGTTCGAGGCCGTGTGCTTCGCCTCCATCCTCAACGTCACGGCCCTGAGCGTGGAGCGCTACATCGCCGTGGTGCACCCGCTCAAGGCCAAGTACGTGGTGACCCGCAACCATGCCAAGCGGGTCATCGGTGCCATCTGGGTGCTCTCGGTGCTCTGCTCCATCCCCAACACCAGCCTCCATGGCATCAGGCCGCTGTACGTGCCGGGCCGGGGCGTGGTGCCCGACTCGGCCATCTGCATGGTGGTGAAGCCACTGGTGCTCTACAACCTCATCATCCAGATCACCACCATCCTCTTCTTCTTCCTGCCCATGGGCACCCTCAGCATCCTCTACCTGCTCATCGGCCTGCAGCTGAGGAAGGAGAAGATGCTGCAGAGCCTGGAGGCCAAGGCGGGCAGGGACAGTGACTACCACCATGTCCGAGCCCAGCAGAAGAAGGTCCGGAGGAGGCAGGTGACTAAGATGCTGTGTAAGTCCATGAGCCAGACCtccagcctcctggggcttcggCGGGACACCTCGCGCTCCTCTGAGCTATGGGGGCACTACCCAACCTCCCCATGGGAGAGTTTGCAAAGGGTCTTTACTCCCATAATGGCAGCATGATGCTGGGAGTGAGGGGTCTCAGCGGGAGCTCATCCCCTCCAGGCAGGCTCTGCCTTCACACCCACATCTCCAGGCACATGGTGCGTGCATGCACACCTGGCAGCCTGAGCCCCTGGCAGGGTCTGGGGTGCACAGCAGCCCCAGTGCAAGccttcagcccctgccaggcccagcccttGCAGCCTGCATGAGAGAGAGGAAGGCGGGGGGGCTCAGGAGGCTCCTCTGTGCTGTGCCCCTGGCATCCGTATGGCCCAGCCAGGAGCGAGGCTACAGTAAGGACCTGCTCTGGAgatggttgtgggggtgggggtgacatACCAGGCCCTGTGGTGCCCCCCACACCAGCCAGGTCTACACTGCCTGGCATCCCATGGCTCCAGCACCCAGCAGGGACCTCGCTCCATGCTCGGGTGTATAACTGAGACACCTTGGGCCAGACAGGGTGTAAAGCCTCATTGCCCCATGCAAGATGATGGAGCTAAGCCCATGCACACCAGCTGTGGCTGTAGTTCCAGCCCGTGTGTGAGCACCAAGCTGCTTTTGCACGCTGATCCCTtgtgccagggcagcaggcaCAGGCGGGAAGTCACCGTGCCCCTAGTCTTCTCCGTTAGCTTGATTGCAATTAAAGCAAGGCAGAATGGCTGGCGGGCACAAAGCTGTGTGGAAGGATAAGAGACACAGGCCTTGCCTCACTGCTTGGTCCTGCCTCCTGTTTCCCTACCAGGGAGCTGCTCCCAGGTCTCCGTGCCACGCCACGCTACGCTAGAGCGGAGGGTGTGGGGGTtgcagccaggctgcctgtaGCTGCAGCGCTCGGGTGAAGTAGGAGCCGGGCACGTCGCGCTGTTGCAGGAAGAGCAGGGAGGTAACTGCAATGCAGCGCTGTAGCAGAGACGCCTCCACCCCACTGGCTTTGCTGGGGGACACCTGAGGATGAGTctggagcagggggggaaggcaGCGTGACCGAGGTCTGTTGTAGATCTGGTGCCACGCAGGGCAGAGATGCCCATGGGTGAGGTGGTGGGGTGTCAGGGGCCGGGGTGTTGGGCATGGGAGTGAACTCCATAGGGGCTTGCTGCCTGTAGCAACACCCGATTCCCAGGCCTccgtctgcactggccagcagagaTGGtcaagcaggcagggaaagggtgcACTGAAAAACTCCTGGCTGCTTCCAGCAGAGAGCTGGAGATAGTGGCCCCGGCCCCGAGCCAGCAGCCTGCATCTGGGAGCGGAGCCTGGGGTCGCCGGCTTGATTGCTTCATTAATGAAGGGCTGTTTAATCTCGCTAATCACGGTGGCAGCCTTCCAAGGCAGCAGGGTTTGCCAGGTGTGCTCAGCTGCTGCTCGGATGCAACCCAGTGCAGGAAGCCTTGCCTCCCCGAGCCTCCTGCCTCCGTGTGCTGAGccacagggctccctgccccagctgggccacaGCGCGGGGGCCTGACGGCAGGGCATGGGCCTGCCAAGACACAGAGACGTGGCAGAGAGAtgtctggagcagccctggcaagcaATGGAGGGCGAGATCCTAACCAGATcacatgtccctgctgcagcacttccCCGGAGAGCAGAGCCGCGGTCCCCGGTGCGAGCAAAACGCCTCTTGTCCTCACTGGGATAGTCGTAGCCAGCCACTAATCTCACCACACCTTATAAGCCACCACGGGCCACGCAAAGCCTTGTGCCCGCACATGGCAGCCAACCCAGCCGCTCACTAGTGCCCGCAGCACTGCTGGCTGGCAACATCTGGCAAGGGGGTGGTTCACATCTGGCTGGAGTAGGAGTATCTGCAGCCCCATCCTCAACCCATAGACTTGTACTGAGgaagggaggtggcagcagtatAGCCACATTGATTCGGCTGCACGGCCTCACTCCTTCCCCTAATGCAGtgcagcacacttggcagcatcCTCGTGCTTGCCCCCCCAGCACTGGTGCTTAGCATTCTGGGATAGATGCCGTAGGGGTGGAGGCCACATTCACCAAACGATCCCGgagccacagcagggcaggaggcagccaggcCGTGGTTTCCTCGCTCAGGGCAGTGAGATGAGGCAGCATGTGCTCCACCCGCTGACTGACTTTGCTAAGACAGCAGAGGATTGCGGGGGCTGGCAAAGGCACGGGGACGCGGAAACGGGACCACTGCACCACTGTGGGTTCccgtccagatgtggcctgtgaaGCCCCAGCGTGCAGCTTGGGAGATGCGGCGCCCTAGGAGCAGACGCTGTTATGGGCTTGGCTATCTGCAGAGGCTGCTGCTAGGGAGCCCCGATGAGCTGAAGGTTGGGGTCTCTGAGTGGTTGTGACCCCTGGATCCGATGGGTGCTGAAGGCTGGTCTGCAGAGCCCAGACCCATTGGAGCAGCCAGGGACTCCCATCCCCTGGGCCTGGCCTCTCCCAGGACTGCACAGGTCAAGGGGAAGCCTGGATTCCCATTCCCTTGTGGACAGAGGTGGGCGCTTTCCTGGAAAAAACGAGGTGCAGCCAAGTCCTGCCGACCCCGAGTCGGTCTCCCGGGAAGCCTGTCgctgtgcagcatgtggcacctccagctagcagggctggggagacatCCACCATTCCcggagcagggactggaagcaTTTGGTGATGGACCTTGCATGAGGAGGCACAGCCCcatggtgcagggggcagccagAG
Coding sequences:
- the NMUR1 gene encoding neuromedin-U receptor 1, with product MYPYTNCTSLAPLRDYLARLEAEVLCNHSHVDPEDMTLTEDELRDKYLGPRRSSFFVPVCTTYLLIFVVGAVGNTLTCLVILRHKFMRTPTNYYLFSLAVSDLLVLLLGMPLELYDMWSNYPFLLGAGGCYFKTLLFEAVCFASILNVTALSVERYIAVVHPLKAKYVVTRNHAKRVIGAIWVLSVLCSIPNTSLHGIRPLYVPGRGVVPDSAICMVVKPLVLYNLIIQITTILFFFLPMGTLSILYLLIGLQLRKEKMLQSLEAKAGRDSDYHHVRAQQKKVRRRQVTKMLFVLVVVFGICWAPFHTDRLVWSFVSNWTGNMHEMFQYVHIISGVFFYLSSATNPILYNLMSTRFREMFKEVMCHQHLQRLGSRKYSPSVTRVTTRSTVCEHVPSGNGLPLANLEEYETDREVERSNEHAAVFD